From the genome of Streptomyces sp. JH34:
CCACGGCCATCGTGGTGCGGTCGTCCAGCAGAGGGCTGCTGTCCGGGATACCGACCTGACTCCCCGCGAGCCAGGCGACCTTGAGCGACAGGTAGGGCAGGCAGGAGACGATCGCGAGGAGGCGGAGGAGCGCCCGGGTCCGCCGCGTGCGTACGGAAGGCAGGGTGTCATGGACGGGGGATGCGAGCGGTGTCTGTGTCATGCCGACCACGCTGCCGCGCGGCGCCCGCCCGCACCTCCTGCGCCGTGACGATCCGCCTCCGCCGCACGGCGGAGAGGCCCTCGGTCCGCCGGGCTACCGCCGATGGGTGCTCAGAGCCTGCGGGTGGCGAGCGTGAGCCGGTCACGGGCGTCGAACAGGGCGTCCTTGACCATCTGCTCGTGAGCCGGCGTGAGCCGGGCGACCGGCACCGAGCAGCTGATCGCGTCGCGCGAGGGGGTGCGGTACGGGATCGCGACCCCGAAGCAGCGCAGCCCGAGGGTGTTCTCCTCGCGGTCCACGGCGTACCCCTGCTCGCGGATGACGTGCAGCTCCTCGATGAGCTCCTCGCGGTCGGTGAGGGTGTGCTCCGTCAGCGCCGGGAGGGTCTCGGGCAGCATCGCGCGGACCTGTTCGTCGCTGTGGGTCGCCAGCAGCGCCTTGCCGAGCGAGGTCGAGTGCGCGGGCAGCCGGCGGCCGACGCGGGTGAAGGGGCGCAGGTAGTGCTGGGACTGCCGGGTGGCGAGGTACACCACGTTCGTCCCGTCGAGCCGGGCCAGGTGGATGGTCTCCGTGGTGTCGTCGGAGAGCCGGTCCAGAGTGGGCCGGGCGGCGGCGACGACCTCGTCGCCGTCGATGTACGAGGTGCCGACGAGCAGGGCCCGCACGCCGATCCCGTAGCGCGTGCCCGTGGCGTCGGTCTCCACCCAGCCGAGCTCCACCAGGGTGCGCAGCAGCATGTAGAGGCTGGACTTCGGGTAGCCGACGGCCTCCTGCACGGCGGCCAGCGAGTGCATGCCGGGGCGCCCCGCGAAGTATTCGAGGAGCTCCACCGTCCTTACAGCGGACTTGACCTGTGCCCCACCGGACTCGCCAACCGACATCCCTGATGCCCCTTCCGACCTTCTTGTACGACCCTGTGACTTCTTGCCAACACTGAGCGCCCGGAAATAGAGTTCCCGTGTATTCACGTTCAGGAACGCTGTTCAGAATACCGAACAACTTCTCCTGTGTGGCAGTGGACCGGAAGGAAACACGGTGGCAGCAGCACCAGTCTGGAGCGTCGACCCCCGAACGGGGAACCCGCGTGAGCAGGTTGCGGTGGAGGCTACAGCGGAGGAGGTCGACCGTGCGGTCCGGGCGGCGCACGCCGTCCGCGGGGCGCTGGCCGACCGCACCGTGCGCGCCGCGTTCCTCCGCACCGCGGCCGACCTGCTCGCCGAGGCCCGGGACCACGTCATCGAGGCCGCCGACGCGGAGACCGCGCTCGGCCCCGCCCGGCTCACCGGTGAGCTCGCCCGCACGGCCGCCCAGCTGCGGGCCTTCGCGGAGGTCGTCGACGAGGGCGCCTACCTCGACATCCACATCGACCACGAGGACGGCAGCCGGACCCCGCCCTGGCCGGACCTGCGCCGCTACAAGATCCCCCTCGGCGTCGTCGCCGTCTACGCCGCCAGCAACTTCCCGCTCGCGTTCTCCGTCCCCGGCGGCGACACCGCGAGCGCGCTGGCCGCGGGCTGCCCGGTCGTCGTCAAGGCGCACCCCGACCACCCCGCGACCTCGGAGATCTGCGCCTCGCTCCTGCGCAGGGCCGCTGCCCGGCACGGGCTGCCCGAGGACGTCCTGACCGTGGTCCACGGCTTCGAGGCGGGTGTCGAGCTGGTGAAGCACCCGCTCGTCTCCGCCGCCGGATTCACCGGCTCGGTCCGCGGCGGCCGCGCCCTGTTCGACGCGGCGGCAGCCCGGCCCACGCCGATCCCCTTCCACGGTGAGCTCGGTTCGCTCAACCCCGTCGTCGTCACCGAGGCGGCCGCCGCCGAACGCGGCGAGCAGATCGGTTCCGGGCTCGGCGGCTCGATGACCATGGGCGCGGGGCAGTTCTGCACCAAGCCGGGCTTCGTGTTCGCCCCCTCCGGCGAGGCGGGCGACCAGCTGCTGAAGTCGCTCACCGAGACGGTGAGCGGCACGGGCGCCGGGGTCATGCTCGACCACCGGATGCGTGACGCCTTCGTCCACGGAGTGGCCGAACGGGCGGCGCTCCCCGACGTGGAGGCCCCCGTCACCCCCGGTGCGGGCGGCGAGCACACGGTCTCCGCGGGCTTCCTCACGGTGCCGGCCCGGCGGCTGGCCCAGGAGGGGCCGCACGACGCGCTCCTGGAGGAGTGCTTCGGCCCGGTCACCGTCGTGGCCCGCTACGACTCCGCCGACGAGGTCACCGCCGTGCTCTCCCGCCTGCCCGGGAACCTCACCGCCACCCTCCACATCGCCACGGAGGAGGCCGACGGCAGCGCCGCCGGACTGCTGGCCGAACTCACCCCGGTGGCCGGACGCGTCCTGGTCAACGGCTGGCCGACCGGCGTCGCCGTCGCTCCCGCCCAGCACCACGGCGGCCCCTACCCGGCCACCACGTCCACCTCCACCTCGGTCGGTGCCACCGCGATCGAGCGCTGGCTGCGTCCCGTCAGCTACCAGTCGACGCCCGAGGCGCTGCTGCCGGCGGAGCTCCGCGAGGACAACCCGCAGAACCTGCCGCGCCGGGTCGACGGGCGCCCGGTATGACGGCGCTGCGGATCGACGAGCTCCCCTTCCCCCTGGAGCCCCTCGGGCCCGAGGGCGGATGGGTGTACGAGGACGGCGCGCTGAGAGGCACGGCGGGCCCGAAGCAGGACCGTTTCGTCCCGCCGGGGGGCGACGCGCAGGAGCCCGCCTCCGACGCGCCGCGTCTGCTGGGCGCGGCGCCCGAGGGCGACTTCCAGCTGATCGCACGGGTGAAGGTCGGCTTCGCCGCCGCCTTCGACGCGGGGGTGCTCTACCTCCATGTCGGCGAGCGGGAGTGGGCGAAACTCTGCCTGGAGCTCTCCCCCGAACGCCCGACCGTCTGCACCGTGGTCACTCGCGGGCAGTCCGACGACGTGAACTCGGCCGTGGTGGAGGGGGACAGCTGCTGGCTGCGGATCAGCCGCACCGGCGGTGCCTTCGCCTTCCACGCCTCGGCGGACGGCGAACGATGGACGTTCGTCCGCGTGTTCACCCTCGGCACGGAGGAGGAGCGGGCGGCCGCCCGTATCGGCTTCCTCGTCCAGTCGCCGACGGGCGAGGGCTGCACGGCCTCGTTCGACCGGATCGCCTTCCGGCCCTCTGCGCCCGGTGACCTGCGCGACGGCAGCTGACGGAGCCATCCACCCGCGGGGCGCGCGGACCCTCCCGGATCCGCGCCCCCGCTCGGAGGTCATGAGCGAGCTGCACCCGCCTGTCCTCGGTGCGCCCGTGTACGCCGTCGCGGGTCGGTTCCCGGCGGCGCGAACCACGCGGAGCGGGGCGCGCGGCCGTCCCACGTGCTCCGGTCCGCCGGCGAGGACTCCGAGGAGTGCCGCGGCCCGGGCGTCCCTCGCGTCAGTGATTCGTTCCCGCGGCCCAGAGGACGACATCACCGTCGACGACGGTGATGTTCCCGTCGCTCTGGAGTTTCAGCACCGCGTTCTCGTGCCCATCGGTCTGGCTCGCCCACACGGCCTGGTCCTCCGCGTCGTAGAGGACGAAGTTTCCGTCGGGCTGGAAGTCGGCTCGTGTGCCGGGGCCGCTGGCCCAGGTGTCCCAGCGCGCCTGGTTCGCCTCGTCGTAGGCGACAAGACCGCCGTCGCGCTGGAAGACCAGCCGGATCCTGGCCGCGGAGATCTCCTCACCGGGCTGCAGTCTCATCGGCGAGTCGATCACCCGTTCCTCGGGCAGTTCCTCTTCCTTCTCGGCCTCCGGAACGCTGCCAGCCGGCGCCTCCGCGTTGTCGCCCGGGGCTGCGGCCGCCGTCTCCGACGGCGTCGCCCCTGCCTTCGCCCCTGCCTTCGTCCCGTCGGTCCCCTCCGTGCCATGCCAGGGCTGGAGCACCTGCAGGGTCGCGCCGACCGCGCACACCACCGCGACAGCGGCCACGGCCCCGGCGATCCTGCGTCGCCGCCGACGGTTTCCGCCGGCCTCGCCGGACGGCACGACGGGGGGCGCTGGCCGGGGGGACGCCGCCACGATGTCGGTCGGCTGCACTGCCGTCGGCCCCGGAGGAGGGGTAGGTGCCGTACGGGCGGTGGCCGGGTGTGTCGGAGCCACCGCGAGTGTGACGCCCGGGGAATCCGAAGGGGAGTCCAGGACCGTGGGGGCAGGGGGGAGAACAGGCAGGCCGTCCGTCGGGTCGGCGGCGGCGATCCGTCGGTAGGCCGGATCATTCGCCAGGGAGGTGTGCGACTGGCACATCTCCACGATCTCCTCAGGCGCCGGCCGCCGGGCCGGGTCCCGCTGTGCGCAGGCCGTGATGATTTCGGCCAGTCCGGCGTCGACCCCGCCCAGGTCGATGTCGCCGTGCACGGTGCGGTAGGCGATTGCCGGGAAGGATCCGTCACCGTACGGGGGGCGGCCGGTGGCGGCGAAGGCCAGGGTGGCACCCAGCGCGAAGACGTCGGCGGCGACGCCGACTTCCTCTCCCTGCAGCGCCTCGGGGGAGGTGAACCCCGGACTCCCGGCAGTGTGGCCGACCTGGGTCAGAGCGGCCTGCCCGGTTTCCCGGGCGATGCCGAAATCGATGAGCTGCGGGCCGACCGGAGAGAGGATGATGTTCTGCGGCTTCACATCCCGGTGCAGGATTCCGTGGACGTGGATGTCCGACAGCCCCTCGGCCAGCGCGGCCATGAGACCGAGGCAGAGCTGGGCGGGCAGCGCGCCGGACGCACGCACGGCGGAGTGCAGGGTCCGGCCGGGCACGTACTCGGTGGCGAACCAGTACGGCGGGGCGTCCAGACCGGAGTCGATGAGCGAAGCGCTGTAGGCGCTGCGCATGGTGCGCAAGGTGCCCACTTCGCGGCGGAACCGCTCCAGCGCCTGTTCCTCGTACTGGAACTGGTCACCGATGACCTTGATGGCGACCGGTCGGCCCCCGGGTGTGCTGCCGAGGTAGACGGAGCCCATACCTCCCGCCCCGAGGCGGCCGGCGAGACGGTAGCGACTGATCCGGGCCGGATCTGAGTCGGTGAGGGGTTGCACTGAGCGGATTCCTCCTGGGTACCCTGCCGGAACGCACTGCTACCGCCCGGTTCTCGGACGGGGCCGGGGTGTCTTCGTGGAGAGCGGGCCACCCGCGCTGCAAGCTGCGTGGCCGTCAGGCCGCACCATCGCGGAGCGGCCATTCAACGGATCATACGACAGCGTTCGGTACCCGAAGTCCCCACCGCATGGGGGGCGGTGGCGCGGGCCCTGGGTGCGTGGCGCCCCGACAGGGCCCGTGCCGGCGCGGACAGCTTTGCCTGCGCACCGGCACTCGGTACGAGGCCTGCGCCGAGGCCCCGGTGACGTTCCGGCGCGCCGTTCACCTTCCTGATGATCTTCGTCCACACCGCGCGTGCGCCGTTCCCTTATGCTCGTCACGACGGGCTGCCGTCCCCGGGCAGCCTCGTAAGGACACGCGTGTGTGGCCCCGCCCCGGCCTCGGGAATCCTGAACGGCAGCGGAAGGTTGAGTGACGCACGGAGGGTTCCTCCGTCCCGTGCGAACCGGAGTGGGAGAGTAGAAGAGTCATGCGCGTCGAGATATGGAGCGACATCGCCTGCCCGTGGTGCTATGTCGGAAAGGCCCGCTTCCAGAAGGGGCTGGCCGGGTTCGCCCACCGCGACGAGATCGAGGTGGTCCACCGTTCCTTCGAGCTCGACCCGGGCCGCGCCAAGGGCGACACCGAGCAGGTCATCGACATGCTGGCGCTGAGGTACGGCCGCACCACCGAGGAGGCCCGGGGGATGGAGGCCAACGTCGCGGCGAACGCGCGGGCCGAAGGGCTCGGTTACCGCACCGAGGGGCGCGACCACGGCAACACCTTCGACATCCACCGGCTGCTCCACCTCGCCAAGGCCCGCGGGCTCCAGGAGGAGCTGCTGACCCTCGTCTACCGGGCGAACTTCGCCGAGGAGCGCTCCGTCTTCGACGACGCGGTGCTGGCCGACCTGGCCGTCGAGGCGGGCCTCGACGCCGACGAGGCGCGTGCGGTGCTGGCCGACCCCGAGGCGTACGCCGCCGACGTGCGGGCCGACGAGCGCGAGGCCGCCGAGCTGGGTGCCAACGC
Proteins encoded in this window:
- a CDS encoding IclR family transcriptional regulator, whose amino-acid sequence is MSVGESGGAQVKSAVRTVELLEYFAGRPGMHSLAAVQEAVGYPKSSLYMLLRTLVELGWVETDATGTRYGIGVRALLVGTSYIDGDEVVAAARPTLDRLSDDTTETIHLARLDGTNVVYLATRQSQHYLRPFTRVGRRLPAHSTSLGKALLATHSDEQVRAMLPETLPALTEHTLTDREELIEELHVIREQGYAVDREENTLGLRCFGVAIPYRTPSRDAISCSVPVARLTPAHEQMVKDALFDARDRLTLATRRL
- a CDS encoding aldehyde dehydrogenase (NADP(+)), giving the protein MAAAPVWSVDPRTGNPREQVAVEATAEEVDRAVRAAHAVRGALADRTVRAAFLRTAADLLAEARDHVIEAADAETALGPARLTGELARTAAQLRAFAEVVDEGAYLDIHIDHEDGSRTPPWPDLRRYKIPLGVVAVYAASNFPLAFSVPGGDTASALAAGCPVVVKAHPDHPATSEICASLLRRAAARHGLPEDVLTVVHGFEAGVELVKHPLVSAAGFTGSVRGGRALFDAAAARPTPIPFHGELGSLNPVVVTEAAAAERGEQIGSGLGGSMTMGAGQFCTKPGFVFAPSGEAGDQLLKSLTETVSGTGAGVMLDHRMRDAFVHGVAERAALPDVEAPVTPGAGGEHTVSAGFLTVPARRLAQEGPHDALLEECFGPVTVVARYDSADEVTAVLSRLPGNLTATLHIATEEADGSAAGLLAELTPVAGRVLVNGWPTGVAVAPAQHHGGPYPATTSTSTSVGATAIERWLRPVSYQSTPEALLPAELREDNPQNLPRRVDGRPV
- a CDS encoding DUF1349 domain-containing protein — translated: MTALRIDELPFPLEPLGPEGGWVYEDGALRGTAGPKQDRFVPPGGDAQEPASDAPRLLGAAPEGDFQLIARVKVGFAAAFDAGVLYLHVGEREWAKLCLELSPERPTVCTVVTRGQSDDVNSAVVEGDSCWLRISRTGGAFAFHASADGERWTFVRVFTLGTEEERAAARIGFLVQSPTGEGCTASFDRIAFRPSAPGDLRDGS
- a CDS encoding protein kinase, with amino-acid sequence MQPLTDSDPARISRYRLAGRLGAGGMGSVYLGSTPGGRPVAIKVIGDQFQYEEQALERFRREVGTLRTMRSAYSASLIDSGLDAPPYWFATEYVPGRTLHSAVRASGALPAQLCLGLMAALAEGLSDIHVHGILHRDVKPQNIILSPVGPQLIDFGIARETGQAALTQVGHTAGSPGFTSPEALQGEEVGVAADVFALGATLAFAATGRPPYGDGSFPAIAYRTVHGDIDLGGVDAGLAEIITACAQRDPARRPAPEEIVEMCQSHTSLANDPAYRRIAAADPTDGLPVLPPAPTVLDSPSDSPGVTLAVAPTHPATARTAPTPPPGPTAVQPTDIVAASPRPAPPVVPSGEAGGNRRRRRRIAGAVAAVAVVCAVGATLQVLQPWHGTEGTDGTKAGAKAGATPSETAAAAPGDNAEAPAGSVPEAEKEEELPEERVIDSPMRLQPGEEISAARIRLVFQRDGGLVAYDEANQARWDTWASGPGTRADFQPDGNFVLYDAEDQAVWASQTDGHENAVLKLQSDGNITVVDGDVVLWAAGTNH
- a CDS encoding DsbA family oxidoreductase — protein: MRVEIWSDIACPWCYVGKARFQKGLAGFAHRDEIEVVHRSFELDPGRAKGDTEQVIDMLALRYGRTTEEARGMEANVAANARAEGLGYRTEGRDHGNTFDIHRLLHLAKARGLQEELLTLVYRANFAEERSVFDDAVLADLAVEAGLDADEARAVLADPEAYAADVRADEREAAELGANAVPFFVLDRRYGISGGQPAEVFAQALEQAWKDREVPGLTQVGGDAAACDADGSCEVPEASSRDQRV